In a genomic window of Telopea speciosissima isolate NSW1024214 ecotype Mountain lineage chromosome 5, Tspe_v1, whole genome shotgun sequence:
- the LOC122660762 gene encoding UPF0047 protein YjbQ: protein MQTLVCFSGKPLLAPIRVQSHNIFNPSSSSNKLRTAEPMASPKWAQKTIALPPQKRGCHLITPKILKEIDQDLLGFKCGLAHFFLQHTSASLTVNENYDSDVREDTETFLNKIVPEGRSAPWKHTIEGPDDMPAHIKSSMFGCSLTIPITDGKLNMGTWQGIWLCEHRDHATPRRVVVTLNGM from the exons ATGCAAACCCTCGTTTGCTTCAGCGGAAAACCCTTATTGGCTCCGATTCGCGTGCAATCACACAACATCTTCAATCCGTCGAGTTCCAGTAACAAACTCAGAACAGCAGAGCCGATGGCTTCTCCCAAATGGGCTCAGAAGACCATTGCGCTTCCTCCTCAGAAGCGAGGCTGCCATCTCATCACGCCCAAG ATATTGAAGGAAATTGACCAGGATTTGTTAGGATTCAAATGTGGTTTGGCGCATTTTTTCT TGCAGCATACAAGTGCCTCCCTCACTGTAAATGAGAATTATGACTCGGATGTTCGGGAAGACACTGAAACGTTCCTCAACAAGATAGTGCCAGAG GGGCGCTCTGCACCTTGGAAGCATACAATAGAAG GCCCTGACGACATGCCAGCACACATCAAATCTTCAATGTTTGGCTGCAGCCTCAC GATTCCTATAACTGATGGGAAACTCAATATGGGAACTTGGCAG GGAATATGGCTGTGTGAGCATCGGGACCATGCTACTCCACGCAGAGTTGTAGTTACTCTTAATGGAATGTAA
- the LOC122661610 gene encoding uncharacterized protein At1g76660-like isoform X2, whose protein sequence is MVGNGEGSNGASISAVGSSETRFPQPERRRWGGCWGGLSCFGSKKGGRRIVPRIPEGNTLINRANGPQPVGLTHQAPTITPSLLAPPSSPASFTNSALPSTAQSPSCFLSMSANSPGGLSSTMFTTGPYAHETQLVSPPVFSTFTTEPSTAPLTPPPELAHLTPSSPDVPFAQFLSSALDTKNSGKSNYAAANDLQATYPLYPGSPASSLVSPISGTSGDGVSSSFPEQEFPAHWGSLISNQDSQYPQNGSSGLFGLGTATSKNFMLSQDSSFFCPAISAQFYLDQAQQSLPSYPHGGGKQPLSREAEIYSTGGNGQQNRHNKNCKPDAEEIEAYRASFGFSADEIITTPQYVEISDVMDDSFTMTPFTTSNKPFIEESMGPELPNGQAAQMDLLNYKGLKLVADHVSTGVHGEVQGNLCNGCIDNKPWRQIEDVSEPNESSDHALTDGEDVFTKIGDSKIRKRYQVGLSSSDAEIDYRRTRSSREGKGNFAFCA, encoded by the exons ATGGTAGGCAATGGCGAAGGAAGCAACGGGGCCTCTATTAGCGCTGTCGGCTCCTCTGAGACTAGGTTTCCCCAGCCGGAACGG AGGAGATGGGGAGGCTGTTGGGGAGGGTTGTCCTGCTTTGGATCAAAAAAAGGTGGAAGACGTATTGTTCCTCGTATTCCAGAAGGGAACACATTGATAAATCGGGCAAATGGACCTCAACCTGTTGGACTGACCCACCAAGCTCCGACAATAACTCCATCCCTTCTAGCGCCGCCATCTTCACCAGCATCCTTCACAAATTCTGCTCTCCCTTCAACCGCCCAATCACCGAGTTGCTTCTTGTCCATGTCAGCCAACTCACCTGGTGGGCTTTCATCCACCATGTTTACCACAGGGCCATATGCCCATGAGACACAGTTGGTCTCTCCCCCTGTTTTCTCTACCTTTACAACCGAGCCATCCACTGCTCCTCTTACTCCTCCACCAGAGTTAGCCCACCTTACTCCATCATCCCCTGATGTGCCTTTCGCTCAGTTCCTTTCATCTGCTTTGGATACCAAAAATTCTGGCAAGTCGAATTATGCTGCTGCCAATGATCTTCAAGCAACATATCCACTTTATCCTGGAAGTCCGGCGAGCAGTCTCGTTTCACCTATTTCAGGGACCTCTGGTGATGGTGTGTCCTCATCCTTTCCTGAGCAGGAGTTTCCTGCACATTGGGgttctttgatttcaaatcaAGATTCACAATATCCTCAGAATGGATCATCTGGGCTCTTTGGGCTTGGCACAGCCACATCCAAAAATTTCATGCTGTCTCAAGATTCAAGTTTCTTTTGCCCTGCTATTTCAGCACAGTTCTATCTGGACCAGGCCCAGCAATCACTTCCATCATATCCTCATGGTGGAGGGAAGCAGCCTCTTTCCAGGGAAGCAGAAATCTACTCCACTGGTGGAAATGGACAGCAGAACAGGCACAATAAAAATTGCAAGCCAGATGCAGAAGAAATTGAAGCATACAGAGCGTCCTTTGGGTTTAGTGCCGATGAAATTATTACAACCCCTCAGTATGTGGAGATTTCTGACGTAATGGATGACTCCTTTACCATGACGCCCTTTACCACTTCCAACAAACCCTTCATTGAAGAAAGCATGGGTCCTGAATTGCCAAATGGGCAGGCAGCACAGATGGACTTGCTGAATTACAAGGGCCTGAAATTGGTGGCAGATCACGTCAGCACGGGAGTGCATGGTGAAGTACAGGGAAACTTGTGCAATGGATGCATAG ATAATAAACCATGGAGACAGATTGAGGATGTTTCTGAGCCAAATGAGTCCAGTGACCATGCATTGACTGACGGGGAGGACGTCTTCACAAAGATAGGGGACTCCAAAATCAGAAAAAGGTATCAGGTGGGTTTATCAAGCTCTGATGCAGAAATCGATTacagaagaacaagaagttccAGAGAAGGCAAAGGAAATTTCGCATTCTGTGCCTAA
- the LOC122661610 gene encoding uncharacterized protein At1g76660-like isoform X1 — MVGNGEGSNGASISAVGSSETRFPQPERQRRWGGCWGGLSCFGSKKGGRRIVPRIPEGNTLINRANGPQPVGLTHQAPTITPSLLAPPSSPASFTNSALPSTAQSPSCFLSMSANSPGGLSSTMFTTGPYAHETQLVSPPVFSTFTTEPSTAPLTPPPELAHLTPSSPDVPFAQFLSSALDTKNSGKSNYAAANDLQATYPLYPGSPASSLVSPISGTSGDGVSSSFPEQEFPAHWGSLISNQDSQYPQNGSSGLFGLGTATSKNFMLSQDSSFFCPAISAQFYLDQAQQSLPSYPHGGGKQPLSREAEIYSTGGNGQQNRHNKNCKPDAEEIEAYRASFGFSADEIITTPQYVEISDVMDDSFTMTPFTTSNKPFIEESMGPELPNGQAAQMDLLNYKGLKLVADHVSTGVHGEVQGNLCNGCIDNKPWRQIEDVSEPNESSDHALTDGEDVFTKIGDSKIRKRYQVGLSSSDAEIDYRRTRSSREGKGNFAFCA, encoded by the exons ATGGTAGGCAATGGCGAAGGAAGCAACGGGGCCTCTATTAGCGCTGTCGGCTCCTCTGAGACTAGGTTTCCCCAGCCGGAACGG CAGAGGAGATGGGGAGGCTGTTGGGGAGGGTTGTCCTGCTTTGGATCAAAAAAAGGTGGAAGACGTATTGTTCCTCGTATTCCAGAAGGGAACACATTGATAAATCGGGCAAATGGACCTCAACCTGTTGGACTGACCCACCAAGCTCCGACAATAACTCCATCCCTTCTAGCGCCGCCATCTTCACCAGCATCCTTCACAAATTCTGCTCTCCCTTCAACCGCCCAATCACCGAGTTGCTTCTTGTCCATGTCAGCCAACTCACCTGGTGGGCTTTCATCCACCATGTTTACCACAGGGCCATATGCCCATGAGACACAGTTGGTCTCTCCCCCTGTTTTCTCTACCTTTACAACCGAGCCATCCACTGCTCCTCTTACTCCTCCACCAGAGTTAGCCCACCTTACTCCATCATCCCCTGATGTGCCTTTCGCTCAGTTCCTTTCATCTGCTTTGGATACCAAAAATTCTGGCAAGTCGAATTATGCTGCTGCCAATGATCTTCAAGCAACATATCCACTTTATCCTGGAAGTCCGGCGAGCAGTCTCGTTTCACCTATTTCAGGGACCTCTGGTGATGGTGTGTCCTCATCCTTTCCTGAGCAGGAGTTTCCTGCACATTGGGgttctttgatttcaaatcaAGATTCACAATATCCTCAGAATGGATCATCTGGGCTCTTTGGGCTTGGCACAGCCACATCCAAAAATTTCATGCTGTCTCAAGATTCAAGTTTCTTTTGCCCTGCTATTTCAGCACAGTTCTATCTGGACCAGGCCCAGCAATCACTTCCATCATATCCTCATGGTGGAGGGAAGCAGCCTCTTTCCAGGGAAGCAGAAATCTACTCCACTGGTGGAAATGGACAGCAGAACAGGCACAATAAAAATTGCAAGCCAGATGCAGAAGAAATTGAAGCATACAGAGCGTCCTTTGGGTTTAGTGCCGATGAAATTATTACAACCCCTCAGTATGTGGAGATTTCTGACGTAATGGATGACTCCTTTACCATGACGCCCTTTACCACTTCCAACAAACCCTTCATTGAAGAAAGCATGGGTCCTGAATTGCCAAATGGGCAGGCAGCACAGATGGACTTGCTGAATTACAAGGGCCTGAAATTGGTGGCAGATCACGTCAGCACGGGAGTGCATGGTGAAGTACAGGGAAACTTGTGCAATGGATGCATAG ATAATAAACCATGGAGACAGATTGAGGATGTTTCTGAGCCAAATGAGTCCAGTGACCATGCATTGACTGACGGGGAGGACGTCTTCACAAAGATAGGGGACTCCAAAATCAGAAAAAGGTATCAGGTGGGTTTATCAAGCTCTGATGCAGAAATCGATTacagaagaacaagaagttccAGAGAAGGCAAAGGAAATTTCGCATTCTGTGCCTAA
- the LOC122661611 gene encoding chitinase-like protein 1 — translation MGSGSRDRRTLFAMAVVAVLAAASICGNVNGEKKKVCDKDWECKGSIYCCNITISDFFQAYQFENLFSKRNSPVAHADGFWDYQSFITASTLFQPLGFGTTGGKLMQMKEVAAFLGHVGSQTSCGYGVATGGPLAWGLCYNHEMSPSQSYCNPNYLFPCSPGVDYYGRGALPVYWNYNYGIIGDGLKVDLLNHPEYLEQNATLAFQAAMWRWMTPMKKKQPSAHDVFVGNWKLTKNDTLAKRMPGFGTTMNILYGDQVCGQGDIDPMNNVISHYLYYLDLLGIGREQAGGNLTCAEQVAFNPSSSSATS, via the exons ATGGGTAGTGGTAGTCGTGATAGACGGACGTTGTTCGCAATGGCGGTTGTTGCGGTGCTGGCGGCGGCGTCGATTTGTGGGAATGTGaatggggaaaagaagaaagtgtGCGACAAAGATTGGGAGTGCAAAGGGTCGATCTACTGCTGCAACATAACCATATCGGACTTTTTCCAGGCGTACCAGTTCGAGAATCTCTTCTCCAAGCGTAATTCACCAGTGGCTCACGCCGATGGGTTCTGGGATTACCAATCCTTCATTACTGCCTCCACTCTCTTCCAACCCCTCGGCTTCGGCACCACCGGTGGGAAGCTGATGCAGATGAAGGAGGTCGCAGCGTTTCTTGGCCATGTTGGCAGCCAAACGTCCT GTGGTTATGGCGTCGCCACCGGTGGTCCCTTGGCCTGGGGGCTGTGCTACAACCACGAAATGAGCCCAAGTCAGTCCTACTGCAATCCCAACTATCTCTTCCCCTGCTCTCCTGGAGTTGACTACTATGGCCGAGGTGCTTTGCCTGTCTACTG GAACTACAACTATGGAATCATCGGGGACGGTTTGAAGGTGGATCTGCTGAACCATCCGGAATACTTGGAACAGAATGCCACCCTAGCTTTCCAAGCTGCCATGTGGAGGTGGATGACTCCAATGAAGAAGAAGCAACCCTCTGCCCACGACGTCTTTGTTGGAAACTGGAAGCTCACCAAGAATGACACCTTGGCCAAGCGGATGCCTGGTTTCGGAACCACCATGAACATTCTCTATGGTGATCAGGTGTGTGGTCAAGGGGACATTGATCCCATGAATAATGTCATCTCCCATTACCTCTATTACCTTGATCTGCTTGGGATTGGGCGAGAGCAAGCAGGAGGAAATCTGACCTGTGCCGAACAAGTGGCTTTCaacccttcctcttcttctgcgACGTCATAA